In Deltaproteobacteria bacterium, the following are encoded in one genomic region:
- a CDS encoding thioredoxin domain-containing protein yields the protein MPVVTVAEAVVRQIHATGVVNSGPGAVPISTSLQAQLQEALLKKGVAYRPRTRHVSAEGAPKYTNRLLLEASPYLQQHAHNPVDWYPWGDEAFALAAALKRPVLLSVGYATCHWCHVMEEESFEHEGIAGYINDNYIAIKVDREERPDIDSVYMACVQAWSGHGGWPMTVLLTPDRRPFFGGTYFPPHTGARGARFGFLELLQDLKRVYDTEPERVALAASNVIAHIKERHDVVVTDSAVSEDFMRDALIRAFKYYERLYDPAWGGLSGAPKFPSSLPLRFLLRYGLRHGGAAANMARHTLKKIVAGGMHDQLGGGFHRYSVDEEWLVPHFEKMLYDNALLAVAATELWQRFGDDDFRAIVVSTLAYVRREMMRDDGGFYAAQDADSPHPERHGEREEGVYFTWTIPEIMAALGADLGTLVVDFYGLTTAGNFEGRCVLHEAQSAAVFAATRGLDAARFEAQLMDAKTKLLAVRVIREPPLTDDKVITSWQALMVSAFAKAYAAFGSKADLEVAMNAMTFVRERLWVEDRLVRCFKDGPSRTRGFLEDYAFVIQALLDLYEVSFVASWLDWAVQLTEDVERLFAANDHGYYLTAHDAESLLLRERPAYDGAVPAATSIHALNLLRLATLGDRPDLRKRAMGVFAAAMPTLEKSPAMLSDMLIAVDYALADVQQFIFTAQDSQDFGAYVLELNKRFVPHRVVAGGDEKTLEHMRKLVPLIYDKRVEPGQVTAHVCQGQTCGLPVHDIEQFKLQLP from the coding sequence CTGCCAGTGGTCACAGTAGCGGAGGCAGTAGTGCGTCAAATTCATGCAACAGGCGTCGTCAATTCAGGCCCCGGAGCCGTTCCTATAAGCACGTCATTACAGGCGCAGTTGCAGGAGGCATTGCTCAAAAAGGGTGTAGCCTACCGCCCGAGGACGCGTCATGTGAGCGCTGAGGGCGCGCCCAAGTACACCAATCGACTCCTGCTCGAGGCTAGCCCCTACCTGCAGCAACATGCTCATAATCCTGTCGATTGGTATCCCTGGGGGGACGAGGCTTTCGCTCTAGCTGCGGCACTTAAGCGTCCCGTACTCCTCAGTGTAGGCTACGCCACCTGCCACTGGTGCCACGTGATGGAGGAGGAATCGTTCGAGCACGAGGGTATTGCTGGCTATATTAACGACAACTATATCGCCATCAAGGTAGATCGCGAAGAGCGCCCCGACATAGATAGTGTCTACATGGCCTGTGTCCAGGCCTGGAGTGGCCATGGTGGCTGGCCCATGACGGTGCTTCTCACTCCGGATCGTCGTCCTTTTTTTGGTGGTACTTATTTTCCCCCGCATACCGGTGCACGGGGGGCTCGCTTCGGTTTCCTTGAATTGTTGCAGGATCTCAAGCGCGTCTATGACACCGAGCCTGAGCGCGTAGCCTTGGCCGCCAGCAACGTCATAGCGCACATTAAGGAGCGCCATGACGTGGTGGTCACCGACTCAGCGGTGAGTGAAGATTTTATGCGTGATGCCTTGATTCGGGCATTTAAATATTACGAGCGTTTATACGACCCCGCCTGGGGTGGGCTCAGCGGGGCTCCGAAATTTCCGTCGAGTCTGCCGCTCCGCTTTTTACTGCGCTACGGTCTGCGTCACGGTGGGGCGGCGGCAAATATGGCGCGTCATACACTTAAAAAAATCGTCGCCGGTGGCATGCACGACCAGTTGGGGGGCGGATTTCATCGGTATTCTGTCGATGAAGAATGGCTGGTCCCTCATTTTGAAAAGATGCTCTACGACAATGCTCTCCTGGCGGTGGCCGCAACAGAACTTTGGCAGCGATTTGGTGACGACGACTTTAGGGCAATCGTTGTCTCGACCTTGGCCTATGTCAGGCGCGAGATGATGCGTGACGACGGCGGATTTTACGCAGCTCAAGATGCCGATAGTCCACACCCCGAGCGTCATGGTGAGCGAGAAGAGGGTGTATACTTTACCTGGACGATTCCAGAAATCATGGCGGCGCTTGGGGCTGATTTGGGGACTCTGGTAGTGGATTTTTACGGTCTTACTACCGCCGGTAATTTTGAGGGACGGTGCGTCCTGCACGAGGCGCAGTCGGCTGCTGTTTTTGCAGCTACGCGCGGCCTCGATGCGGCGCGGTTCGAGGCTCAGCTGATGGATGCTAAAACAAAACTGCTAGCTGTGCGCGTCATACGAGAGCCACCGCTCACGGATGACAAGGTGATCACGTCATGGCAGGCGTTGATGGTGTCAGCTTTTGCTAAAGCCTATGCTGCATTTGGCAGTAAAGCAGATCTTGAAGTGGCCATGAACGCCATGACCTTTGTCCGTGAGCGACTCTGGGTTGAGGACAGACTCGTACGGTGTTTCAAGGACGGTCCGAGTCGGACGCGCGGTTTTCTCGAGGACTATGCTTTCGTCATCCAGGCCCTGTTGGATCTCTACGAAGTATCATTTGTCGCGTCGTGGCTCGATTGGGCCGTGCAACTGACGGAAGACGTGGAGCGCCTATTTGCAGCCAACGATCATGGATACTATTTAACCGCTCATGATGCCGAATCTTTGCTGCTGCGGGAGCGTCCCGCCTACGACGGAGCTGTACCGGCGGCGACGTCCATTCACGCACTTAACTTGCTTAGGCTGGCGACGCTTGGCGACCGTCCTGATTTACGTAAGAGGGCAATGGGCGTTTTTGCAGCAGCCATGCCGACACTGGAGAAATCACCTGCCATGCTGAGCGACATGTTGATAGCTGTGGACTATGCACTCGCGGATGTTCAGCAATTTATCTTCACGGCCCAAGACAGCCAGGATTTTGGCGCCTATGTATTGGAGCTCAATAAGCGTTTTGTCCCGCACCGTGTTGTTGCCGGTGGTGACGAAAAAACCTTAGAGCACATGCGGAAATTGGTTCCCCTCATCTACGACAAGCGCGTAGAACCAGGACAGGTGACGGCACACGTTTGCCAAGGGCAGACCTGTGGACTGCCGGTCCATGATATTGAGCAGTTTAAACTACAGTTGCCATGA
- a CDS encoding SDR family oxidoreductase: MRFGMHQSRKTVLITGANRGIGLGLVSKFLAHGHTVIATARNPDGARDLWEFEHTYPGRCRILALDVTDDRSISSFADSLKGQAIDVLINNAGYLATPSGGFADLSEAALIKSFGINTLGPVKVTQALLHNLQAAAAPLLVVISSKMGSLTDNTGGSYYAYRMSKVALNMFVRSFAVDFPDITAVTLHPGWVKTDMGGEMAPTTVEESTTGLFRVIEQMKPIDSGRFIDFHGDDIAW, from the coding sequence ATGAGGTTTGGTATGCATCAGTCCCGCAAAACGGTTCTTATCACTGGAGCCAATCGAGGTATCGGCCTTGGTTTAGTCAGTAAATTTCTGGCGCACGGACACACGGTGATTGCGACAGCGCGCAATCCAGACGGTGCTCGTGACCTCTGGGAATTTGAGCACACCTACCCAGGTCGCTGCCGTATCTTGGCCCTCGACGTTACAGACGACCGTAGTATCAGTTCGTTTGCTGATAGCCTGAAGGGCCAGGCTATTGATGTGCTCATCAACAACGCTGGATATTTGGCCACGCCATCTGGAGGTTTTGCTGATCTCAGTGAAGCCGCTTTGATCAAATCATTCGGTATCAATACGTTGGGTCCCGTCAAAGTCACGCAAGCACTGCTGCACAACCTGCAAGCTGCGGCCGCACCTCTTTTGGTTGTCATAAGTAGCAAGATGGGCTCGCTCACCGACAACACTGGTGGTAGCTACTACGCTTACCGGATGTCCAAGGTAGCCCTAAATATGTTTGTGCGCTCGTTTGCGGTCGATTTTCCAGACATTACTGCGGTCACCTTACATCCAGGGTGGGTTAAGACTGATATGGGAGGCGAGATGGCACCTACCACTGTCGAGGAGTCGACGACGGGTCTCTTCCGCGTGATAGAGCAGATGAAGCCTATAGACAGCGGTCGGTTTATCGATTTTCACGGTGACGATATTGCCTGGTAG
- a CDS encoding type II secretion system protein — MGLFMHPASTKDMRNVARTRVLAHDQCGLSIVEIVMALAILGIVAAALSRVTQAVSASAASEEARRGAKQEMAQAIAMFTRDVDKLDYTQLGSVVCNGLTCKIPTKDGVITYTTSCIASPPTLSTVDLLAVAPGQCLTVAACPKGRMPVLDMARPGDPVRRYPLKAAGGSGGVTKNAVGAMACFRRPNLTEIAINLTYFYLQTRESPKMIRHSLTLPTMATPGMQIIRDHL; from the coding sequence ATGGGTCTTTTTATGCACCCAGCTTCAACTAAAGACATGCGCAATGTCGCACGCACGCGTGTCTTGGCTCATGACCAATGTGGTCTGTCTATTGTCGAGATCGTTATGGCACTGGCGATACTTGGCATCGTAGCTGCGGCACTCTCCCGCGTCACTCAGGCCGTGTCTGCTAGTGCGGCTAGTGAAGAGGCGCGCCGCGGGGCCAAGCAAGAGATGGCCCAGGCGATTGCGATGTTTACGCGCGATGTCGATAAGCTTGATTACACCCAGCTAGGTAGCGTGGTCTGCAACGGCCTTACGTGCAAAATTCCAACCAAAGACGGCGTTATCACCTACACGACAAGTTGTATTGCTAGTCCGCCGACTCTCAGCACAGTCGATCTGCTAGCGGTGGCACCGGGCCAGTGCTTGACGGTGGCAGCCTGTCCCAAGGGCAGGATGCCAGTGCTTGACATGGCGAGGCCTGGGGATCCCGTGCGCCGCTACCCTCTCAAAGCTGCCGGCGGTTCGGGTGGTGTCACCAAGAATGCCGTGGGCGCGATGGCTTGCTTTCGGCGTCCCAACTTGACGGAAATCGCTATAAACCTAACATATTTTTATTTACAGACGAGAGAATCACCAAAAATGATCAGACATAGTCTGACATTGCCAACCATGGCGACACCTGGGATGCAAATTATTCGTGACCATTTATAA